A region of Allocoleopsis franciscana PCC 7113 DNA encodes the following proteins:
- a CDS encoding sugar transferase produces the protein MADPVPETSFEVNFTNGAAVMQIPVRLAGVDAVAFKDACHQLLEKSSLPENLVFDFSQTTFIDSSGIGAIVSNHKIARIKDVKVVLRGVLPQVKAVLEMTALDKVLTIEPVEASENSVANRSKTELPTTHPSVQSKVKRTLDVVGSLVGLGITALVFIPIALAIKLNDPGPILFSQTRLGWMGKPFKIWKFRSMYVDAEARKKELENQNQADGKVFKMENDPRITKVGRILRKTSLDELPQFWNVLKGEMSLVGTRPPTPNEVDIYEVPEWQRLDVKPGMTGEWQVNGRSSIRNFEDIIRLDLRYQQNWSLAYDLKLILKTILVVFRKDSGAV, from the coding sequence ATGGCTGACCCAGTTCCAGAAACAAGTTTTGAGGTAAATTTCACAAACGGTGCTGCTGTGATGCAGATTCCCGTTCGCTTGGCTGGGGTTGACGCTGTGGCCTTTAAAGACGCTTGTCACCAGCTTTTGGAAAAAAGCTCACTTCCCGAAAATCTCGTTTTTGATTTTTCACAGACGACATTTATCGACAGCAGTGGGATTGGCGCAATCGTGAGCAATCATAAGATCGCTCGGATCAAGGATGTTAAGGTGGTACTCAGGGGCGTGCTTCCGCAGGTGAAGGCTGTGCTGGAAATGACCGCGCTCGACAAAGTTTTGACGATTGAGCCAGTGGAGGCATCCGAAAATTCCGTTGCCAATCGCTCAAAAACCGAGTTACCAACAACTCATCCTTCTGTACAATCTAAGGTCAAGCGCACATTAGACGTTGTGGGTTCGCTGGTGGGTTTAGGCATTACGGCTTTAGTGTTTATTCCGATCGCACTGGCGATTAAACTCAATGACCCAGGCCCCATCTTATTTAGTCAGACCCGCTTAGGCTGGATGGGAAAGCCGTTTAAGATCTGGAAATTCCGTTCCATGTATGTTGATGCCGAAGCCAGAAAAAAAGAGCTTGAAAATCAAAATCAAGCCGATGGCAAGGTATTCAAGATGGAAAACGACCCCAGAATCACAAAGGTGGGTCGCATTTTGCGGAAAACGAGTCTGGATGAACTCCCTCAGTTTTGGAATGTCCTAAAAGGTGAGATGAGTTTGGTTGGCACCCGACCTCCGACACCGAATGAAGTTGACATTTATGAAGTACCCGAATGGCAACGATTAGATGTCAAACCCGGAATGACTGGCGAGTGGCAGGTCAATGGGCGATCTTCCATCCGCAATTTTGAAGACATCATTAGACTGGATTTACGCTACCAGCAAAACTGGAGCTTGGCGTATGACCTGAAGCTCATTCTCAAAACAATCTTGGTTGTGTTTCGTAAAGACAGTGGCGCTGTTTAA
- a CDS encoding response regulator, with the protein MEAQSLKVLLVEGNCQEAAHFETFLSQARRISIELTHAQRLDQTLKYLEQNGFDVILLDLCLPDSQGMEAFVSIRTKAPLTPIVVLTDLEHEPLAIKAMTSGAQEYLIKAEIDSPLLVYALRYAIERHQAQIALAKSQQQNMRETYGEVRLRQQVEQALERERQQLREIIANAPVAIAMFDTQMRCLVHSHKWSMDYGLEGQSMMGRTLCEVFSDFPHRWQAVVQRALNGEVLSQPEDKWEREDGSTLYLRWAVQPWSTPEGSVGGVVIATDRINELVEAREAALENSRLKSQFLANMSHEIRTPMNGVLGMTELLAKTDLNPEQVDFVQTLRVSAENLLTLLNDILDFSKLEASEMRLEIQEFDLNRCIEDVADLLATAAQSKGLELAVLIDNNVPRQLLGDAHRLRQILMNLVGNAIKFTFAGEVVIQVSLEFETSTYSELRFSVTDTGIGIAPADQKKLFQSFSQVDTSSTRQHGGSGLGLAICKQLVELMGGEIGVASRGGAFVAGRWSVKVASQPGKKSRKTTDFQPRGAETPEKPEKFFPSCVLSCSAELPKITPPTLPTPLPLSSCPKQGSTFWFTLPLVKQASNLATPPPALDLIGLKLLIVSGSATIRKVVHSLAIFWGMDVLEASSCEEAVKVWRSVERKNQFIDVAIFDLNLLDRESESVRAALALVLQTQSTNQAATDLTRNTGTNAWKSVNSPGSSHTTGLQCSTKWLLMNSVQERSLALRLMDLGFSGCITKPLKASKLLGCLRQVLMPLDELKHRSQVTVLQPPLLTPKNVSYRSKVKILLVEDTPTNQKVVLNQLKMLGYEADCAVNGREALDLLTRCLSLAGTSEQKLLPGGDSERDALVMASQWDEARIGEFPHVTPELGVDNAPIVANAWRTLRTAPLEPSRAAIRSLMPSSAVPYDIILMDCQMPIMDGYEATQHLRAFEGASRRTVVIAMTANALVGDREKCLAADMDDYISKPVRLEELEQVLERWLPPRVKESAGVGIKQPEFPSGHLNMATSQNSQPLTPNYYHPSSPLTLSPSVAKQAKKVPVDLERLSELSRGDTEFLKELLQVFLEDALVYLEELKNALAAGDCTTVARRAHQLKGSSATVAIYQMPEIAAQLERQAEENQLLGASELLTELDEILECIQAFISEG; encoded by the coding sequence ATGGAAGCCCAATCGCTTAAAGTCCTTTTGGTTGAGGGCAACTGCCAAGAAGCTGCACATTTTGAAACGTTCTTATCACAAGCCCGAAGGATAAGCATTGAGCTGACTCATGCTCAGCGGCTGGATCAGACACTTAAGTATTTAGAGCAAAATGGGTTTGATGTCATTCTATTAGACCTCTGTTTGCCTGATAGCCAGGGGATGGAGGCGTTTGTGAGCATCCGTACCAAAGCGCCCCTTACACCCATTGTGGTTCTGACCGATCTTGAGCATGAACCTCTAGCCATAAAGGCGATGACCTCAGGTGCACAGGAGTATTTAATCAAAGCAGAAATAGACAGCCCTTTGCTGGTTTACGCCCTGCGCTATGCCATTGAGCGCCACCAAGCCCAGATTGCCCTGGCAAAATCACAGCAACAAAACATGCGCGAGACTTATGGTGAGGTTCGCTTACGCCAGCAGGTTGAGCAAGCACTAGAACGAGAGCGCCAGCAATTGCGAGAGATTATTGCTAATGCTCCTGTTGCGATCGCCATGTTTGATACCCAGATGCGCTGTCTGGTGCATTCTCACAAGTGGTCAATGGATTATGGCTTAGAAGGACAGTCCATGATGGGTCGGACGCTGTGTGAGGTGTTTTCCGACTTTCCCCACCGCTGGCAGGCTGTGGTACAACGCGCATTAAACGGTGAAGTCTTGTCCCAGCCAGAAGATAAGTGGGAACGAGAAGATGGCTCCACTCTCTACCTGCGTTGGGCCGTTCAACCTTGGTCTACCCCCGAAGGCTCAGTGGGTGGCGTGGTGATTGCCACCGACCGAATCAACGAATTGGTAGAAGCCAGAGAAGCGGCATTAGAAAACTCGCGACTCAAATCCCAATTTCTCGCCAATATGAGTCACGAAATCCGCACCCCCATGAATGGAGTGTTGGGGATGACCGAATTGCTGGCAAAAACAGACCTTAATCCCGAACAAGTAGACTTTGTGCAGACGCTACGCGTCAGTGCCGAGAATCTGCTGACGCTGCTCAACGACATTCTCGATTTTTCCAAGCTGGAAGCCAGTGAAATGCGTCTGGAGATTCAAGAATTTGACTTAAACCGCTGCATAGAAGATGTCGCGGATTTACTGGCAACCGCAGCTCAGAGCAAAGGGTTAGAATTAGCCGTTTTAATTGATAATAATGTGCCGCGACAGTTATTGGGGGATGCTCATCGACTGCGGCAGATTTTGATGAATTTGGTTGGGAATGCGATCAAATTTACCTTTGCTGGAGAAGTCGTGATTCAAGTGTCTTTGGAATTTGAGACTTCAACCTATTCCGAACTACGATTTTCCGTAACGGATACAGGAATCGGCATTGCACCCGCAGACCAAAAGAAGCTGTTTCAATCCTTTTCTCAAGTGGATACTTCCAGCACACGCCAGCATGGAGGTAGCGGCTTAGGCTTAGCTATTTGTAAGCAGTTGGTAGAACTGATGGGGGGTGAAATCGGTGTTGCCAGTCGAGGGGGAGCTTTCGTCGCGGGGCGGTGGTCGGTGAAAGTGGCTTCACAGCCGGGAAAAAAGAGCAGGAAAACGACAGATTTCCAGCCGAGAGGAGCCGAAACACCTGAGAAACCAGAGAAATTTTTCCCATCCTGTGTACTATCGTGCTCTGCTGAGCTTCCTAAAATCACGCCTCCAACCCTACCAACCCCGCTCCCCTTATCCTCCTGTCCCAAGCAGGGGTCAACCTTCTGGTTCACCTTACCACTGGTGAAACAAGCGAGTAATCTCGCTACGCCACCACCCGCTCTTGATTTGATTGGGTTGAAATTGTTAATTGTCAGTGGTAGCGCCACCATTCGGAAAGTGGTGCATTCTCTGGCAATCTTTTGGGGAATGGATGTCTTGGAAGCGTCCAGTTGTGAAGAAGCTGTCAAGGTTTGGCGATCGGTTGAGCGCAAAAACCAGTTTATTGATGTCGCAATTTTTGACTTGAACTTGCTAGACAGGGAAAGCGAAAGTGTGAGAGCAGCTTTGGCTTTGGTGCTTCAAACCCAGAGTACCAATCAGGCTGCGACCGATTTAACCCGTAACACTGGCACAAACGCCTGGAAGTCGGTTAATTCACCCGGTTCTAGTCACACAACAGGGCTACAGTGCTCAACAAAGTGGTTGCTGATGAACTCGGTGCAAGAGCGATCGCTAGCGTTACGTCTGATGGATTTGGGGTTTAGTGGATGTATCACCAAGCCCTTGAAAGCCTCTAAGCTATTGGGTTGTCTCAGGCAGGTTTTGATGCCCTTGGATGAGTTGAAGCATCGGAGTCAGGTTACTGTGCTTCAACCGCCCTTACTAACGCCGAAGAACGTATCCTACCGCTCAAAGGTGAAAATTTTGTTAGTAGAAGATACTCCGACTAACCAAAAGGTTGTACTCAATCAATTGAAAATGTTGGGTTATGAGGCGGATTGTGCGGTTAACGGTAGGGAAGCACTGGACTTGCTAACCCGGTGTCTAAGCTTAGCTGGGACTAGCGAGCAAAAACTGTTGCCAGGGGGGGATAGTGAAAGGGATGCTCTAGTGATGGCGTCCCAATGGGATGAAGCCCGAATCGGAGAATTTCCTCACGTCACGCCCGAACTGGGCGTCGATAACGCTCCGATTGTTGCGAATGCTTGGCGAACGCTCCGTACTGCCCCTTTGGAGCCATCACGAGCAGCTATTCGTTCCCTGATGCCGTCATCGGCTGTCCCCTATGACATTATCCTGATGGACTGTCAGATGCCTATTATGGATGGTTACGAAGCAACCCAGCACTTGCGTGCCTTTGAAGGTGCATCGCGTCGAACCGTTGTGATTGCGATGACAGCAAATGCTTTGGTGGGCGATCGCGAAAAGTGTCTGGCGGCAGACATGGATGATTACATCAGCAAACCCGTCAGGCTAGAAGAATTAGAACAAGTGTTAGAACGTTGGCTACCGCCACGAGTCAAGGAATCAGCCGGTGTAGGAATCAAACAGCCAGAATTCCCATCGGGGCACTTGAACATGGCTACGAGTCAAAACTCACAACCCTTGACTCCCAACTATTATCACCCCTCTAGCCCTTTAACCCTTTCCCCATCCGTTGCCAAACAGGCGAAAAAAGTACCTGTGGATTTAGAGCGTTTGTCAGAACTCTCTAGGGGAGATACGGAATTTCTCAAAGAACTATTACAAGTTTTTTTAGAAGATGCACTCGTTTACTTGGAAGAATTAAAGAATGCCCTAGCAGCAGGAGACTGTACTACTGTGGCTCGTCGCGCCCACCAACTTAAAGGTTCAAGTGCAACAGTAGCCATCTATCAGATGCCAGAAATCGCTGCTCAGTTAGAGCGTCAGGCTGAAGAAAATCAGCTTTTGGGCGCTTCTGAACTGCTCACTGAGTTAGATGAGATTCTAGAGTGTATTCAAGCCTTCATCAGTGAGGGTTAG
- a CDS encoding aminotransferase class IV translates to MTQPICYLNGKYVSFDQACLPLNDLGIVRGYGIFDFLRTYNGVPFKLTEHIQRLQNSAKLIGLSLPWSSAEIEEITQNTLTHNHLAEANIRIVVTGGASADFITPLGQPSLMVIVTPVSEYPQEYYEQGIKVITVPIERFIPKAKSLNYISAIGALQQAKQTNAVEALYVNSQGDVLEGTTTNFFVFRGSQLLTPKEGILNGITRDVILELAKDRFEIVEQSIAYSQLNHCDEAFITSSTKEIMPVVQIDELHISQGKPGENTQTLMDLFQNYAKS, encoded by the coding sequence ATGACTCAACCGATCTGCTACCTTAATGGGAAATATGTTTCCTTCGATCAGGCTTGCCTGCCCCTCAATGATTTAGGCATTGTCCGAGGGTATGGAATCTTTGATTTTCTCCGCACTTATAATGGAGTACCCTTTAAACTCACAGAACATATTCAAAGGCTGCAAAATTCAGCAAAATTAATTGGCTTAAGTTTACCGTGGTCAAGCGCAGAAATCGAAGAGATCACGCAAAATACACTCACACACAATCATCTTGCTGAAGCTAATATTCGGATTGTCGTAACGGGTGGTGCTTCCGCTGACTTTATTACACCTTTGGGTCAACCGAGTCTAATGGTGATTGTCACTCCTGTTTCTGAATATCCCCAGGAATACTATGAACAAGGGATAAAAGTGATTACTGTACCCATAGAACGGTTCATTCCGAAAGCAAAAAGCCTGAATTATATCTCGGCGATTGGAGCACTCCAACAAGCCAAACAAACGAATGCAGTTGAAGCACTATATGTGAATTCCCAGGGTGATGTATTGGAAGGAACAACGACAAATTTCTTTGTTTTCCGAGGTTCTCAACTCCTTACGCCGAAAGAAGGTATTTTGAATGGAATCACAAGGGACGTGATTTTGGAACTGGCTAAAGATAGATTTGAAATCGTTGAACAATCGATTGCTTACAGCCAGTTAAATCATTGTGATGAAGCGTTTATCACCTCTTCGACTAAAGAGATAATGCCCGTGGTTCAAATTGATGAGTTACATATCTCTCAAGGTAAACCGGGAGAAAATACTCAAACTTTAATGGATTTATTTCAAAACTATGCCAAAAGCTGA
- a CDS encoding ATP-binding protein, whose product MALFKKPWNLVWLRHNEKPLKQDRLQVETDLHAVTQVLQWFEDFTKPLLPQPFQSQCQLAFVEGFTNAVRHAHQKLPPTTPIELELKVFTDSLEMRIWDHGQPFDLQTKLQEALDHHKQADPLEEIGGRGLIFMHQLMDELAYLRVDDERNCLLMRKRH is encoded by the coding sequence GTGGCGCTGTTTAAAAAACCCTGGAACCTTGTTTGGTTGAGGCATAACGAAAAACCCCTCAAACAAGACCGTCTCCAAGTCGAGACGGACTTGCACGCTGTTACACAAGTTTTACAGTGGTTTGAGGATTTTACCAAACCGCTCCTGCCTCAACCCTTTCAATCGCAGTGCCAACTCGCATTTGTAGAAGGCTTTACAAATGCAGTTCGCCATGCTCATCAAAAATTACCTCCAACGACACCAATCGAGCTGGAATTGAAGGTATTTACTGACAGCTTAGAGATGCGAATCTGGGATCATGGGCAGCCATTTGATTTGCAAACTAAACTTCAAGAAGCCCTCGACCACCATAAACAGGCTGATCCACTAGAGGAAATAGGAGGCAGAGGGCTGATTTTTATGCACCAACTCATGGATGAGCTAGCTTACTTGCGCGTAGACGACGAGCGCAATTGTCTGCTGATGCGTAAACGGCACTAG
- a CDS encoding CGLD27 family protein — protein MMESSVSICPVPTEQQPINEYQELQESWFFRWGTLDLPNYIKKLVWVWGVSWMVAGPWASASFAPTRYTVQFLLCGAAGAGVFLALTLLRLYLGWSYVRDRLLKETIFYEESGWYDGQTWTKPPEILTRDRLIVSYQVQPILKRLKRTFGILILLVFGGSLIWNFL, from the coding sequence ATGATGGAATCTTCTGTTTCTATCTGCCCAGTTCCCACTGAGCAGCAACCAATCAACGAGTATCAGGAGTTGCAAGAGTCCTGGTTCTTTCGCTGGGGAACGCTGGATCTGCCAAACTATATTAAGAAGCTAGTTTGGGTTTGGGGAGTGAGCTGGATGGTGGCAGGCCCTTGGGCATCTGCCAGTTTTGCGCCAACTCGTTATACCGTACAGTTTCTGCTGTGTGGTGCGGCGGGTGCCGGGGTGTTCTTGGCGTTGACGTTGTTGCGGCTCTATTTGGGTTGGTCTTACGTGCGCGATCGCCTGTTAAAGGAGACAATATTCTATGAGGAGTCAGGTTGGTATGATGGTCAAACCTGGACAAAGCCGCCAGAAATTTTGACCCGCGATCGCCTGATTGTCTCTTATCAAGTCCAACCCATTCTGAAACGTCTGAAGCGGACATTTGGCATTCTTATTTTGTTGGTTTTTGGTGGTAGCTTAATTTGGAATTTTTTATAA
- the yqeK gene encoding bis(5'-nucleosyl)-tetraphosphatase (symmetrical) YqeK, whose amino-acid sequence MRDQVLTWLADNVPAARLQHILGVEQMSVELARHYHLDVEKAAQAGLMHDLAKYFKPNVLLQMARDEGIEIDPICEATPHLLHADVSAIVAKNQFGMQDKEVMEAIANHTLGCPAMSPLSCVVFLADSLEPSRGQTPELERLRQVSKQDLYKAICLTSEYSLSFLFDSRCLIHPRTILTRNWALSLSQHQTKGKDQLTKKGLGKLQVASEEQPSGLMRENQRTISKKKV is encoded by the coding sequence ATGCGTGATCAGGTCTTAACCTGGTTAGCAGATAACGTTCCTGCTGCTCGGCTTCAGCATATTTTAGGTGTAGAGCAGATGTCCGTTGAACTAGCAAGGCATTATCATCTGGATGTCGAAAAGGCTGCTCAAGCTGGACTGATGCACGACCTGGCTAAATACTTTAAGCCCAATGTGTTGTTGCAGATGGCAAGGGATGAAGGGATAGAAATAGACCCAATCTGTGAAGCCACACCTCATCTATTGCACGCCGATGTCAGCGCGATTGTCGCCAAAAATCAATTTGGGATGCAAGATAAAGAGGTAATGGAGGCCATTGCCAATCACACCTTGGGGTGTCCGGCTATGAGTCCTTTAAGCTGTGTCGTGTTTCTCGCCGATAGTTTGGAGCCAAGTAGAGGCCAGACGCCGGAGTTGGAAAGATTACGGCAAGTTAGCAAACAAGACCTTTACAAAGCAATTTGCCTTACCAGCGAGTATTCACTGAGTTTTTTGTTTGATAGCCGTTGTTTGATTCACCCGCGCACGATTTTGACTCGAAATTGGGCGCTTAGCCTGTCTCAGCACCAGACGAAAGGCAAAGACCAACTAACCAAAAAAGGGTTAGGAAAACTCCAAGTTGCCTCTGAGGAACAGCCTTCAGGTTTGATGCGAGAAAATCAAAGAACAATTTCTAAAAAGAAAGTATGA
- the rsfS gene encoding ribosome silencing factor yields the protein MPSTLVSTNTQAQDMSKGLALTIAEAADDRKAGDIVILRVGDVSYLADFFVIVTGYSKAQVRAISQAIEHKVEMEWERRSLRTEGVAESSWILQDYGEVIVHILLPQEREFYNLEAFWGHAEQIEFQVSQPQQ from the coding sequence ATGCCTTCTACCTTAGTGTCTACCAATACTCAAGCACAAGATATGAGCAAGGGTCTGGCGTTGACCATTGCTGAAGCCGCAGATGACCGCAAAGCCGGAGATATCGTTATCCTCAGGGTAGGTGATGTCAGTTACTTAGCAGACTTCTTTGTGATTGTGACAGGTTATTCTAAGGCGCAGGTCAGGGCAATTTCTCAAGCGATTGAACACAAAGTTGAGATGGAGTGGGAACGGCGGTCTCTCAGGACGGAAGGTGTCGCTGAGAGTAGCTGGATTCTTCAGGACTACGGTGAGGTGATTGTCCACATCTTGCTACCTCAAGAGCGAGAGTTCTATAATTTGGAAGCGTTCTGGGGTCACGCAGAACAGATTGAATTTCAGGTATCCCAACCGCAACAGTGA
- a CDS encoding DUF3318 domain-containing protein — MTSYATSSARAEMSELRRLKTLLPPELQSWVMVEATTEVNPPLLRTEEIGRDEVEIQIDLVKWEQLALDQRNLIFWHEVARIQNDTIPKEGWEMAALAIGLGGAVGELWVQDGLLLLLALALCGVSGWRLYQKNNGDKTFKEAVEADEKAIALATRFGYTLPNAYKSLGSALKTLVEITPSRRQRRKYEARLSALKKSAAQAKARVKSQREEQY, encoded by the coding sequence ATGACATCCTATGCAACCTCTTCTGCCAGAGCCGAGATGAGTGAACTCCGGCGTTTAAAAACGTTGCTGCCACCAGAATTGCAGAGCTGGGTCATGGTAGAAGCAACCACTGAAGTCAATCCCCCCTTGCTTCGCACTGAAGAAATTGGCAGAGATGAGGTTGAAATTCAAATTGACCTAGTCAAATGGGAGCAGCTCGCTCTTGACCAGCGCAACTTGATATTTTGGCATGAAGTGGCTCGAATTCAGAATGATACCATCCCCAAAGAGGGATGGGAAATGGCGGCTCTAGCCATTGGTTTAGGCGGCGCTGTGGGCGAACTGTGGGTACAGGATGGCTTGCTGCTGTTGTTAGCCTTGGCGCTGTGTGGAGTTTCCGGCTGGCGGCTGTATCAAAAAAACAATGGGGATAAAACCTTCAAGGAAGCGGTGGAGGCAGATGAAAAAGCGATCGCCCTTGCCACTCGCTTTGGTTATACTCTACCCAACGCCTACAAAAGTCTGGGCAGCGCGTTGAAAACCCTGGTGGAAATCACACCGAGTCGGCGTCAACGGCGCAAATACGAAGCACGGCTTTCGGCGCTGAAAAAGAGTGCAGCTCAAGCTAAAGCCAGAGTGAAATCCCAACGCGAGGAACAGTACTAA
- a CDS encoding 7-carboxy-7-deazaguanine synthase QueE, whose amino-acid sequence MPLETKLTARLVEIFSAIQGEGLNVGTRQIFVRFAMCDLRCKFCDSAHTWGIPSQCRIERTPGERDFETHSNPVPGSLLLQWVERQNQPGLHDSLTLTGGEPLLHAPFLVEFLPLLQQFTPLPIYLETGGHRPEQLAMILPYLDSVGMDIKLKSVSGEEHWAAHTEFLQLCHNSSLELFVKLIVDHNTDPAELEQAAQLVAQVSPQIPVFLQPVTPLESSNQPLRVPAPEQVLAWQALMKGTLASVRVVPQTHKMMDQL is encoded by the coding sequence ATGCCCTTGGAAACTAAGCTTACTGCTCGCCTCGTTGAAATTTTTTCTGCCATTCAAGGCGAAGGTCTGAACGTCGGTACTCGTCAGATATTTGTCCGCTTTGCGATGTGCGACCTACGCTGTAAGTTTTGCGACAGTGCCCATACTTGGGGCATCCCCTCCCAGTGTCGCATCGAGCGGACGCCTGGAGAGCGGGATTTTGAAACGCATTCTAATCCGGTACCAGGAAGCCTGCTGCTTCAATGGGTGGAACGGCAAAATCAACCGGGCTTACACGATAGCCTGACGCTGACGGGCGGCGAACCCCTACTCCATGCTCCATTTCTGGTCGAGTTTCTTCCTTTATTACAACAGTTCACTCCATTGCCAATTTATCTGGAAACGGGTGGTCACCGTCCCGAACAGTTAGCGATGATTTTGCCCTACTTAGACTCGGTGGGTATGGATATCAAGCTCAAGAGTGTGAGTGGAGAGGAACACTGGGCGGCGCACACCGAATTTCTCCAACTTTGCCATAATTCATCATTGGAGTTATTTGTCAAGTTAATTGTTGACCACAACACCGATCCCGCTGAGTTGGAGCAGGCGGCTCAATTAGTGGCACAGGTTAGCCCCCAAATCCCCGTATTTCTCCAACCCGTTACTCCCTTGGAAAGCTCGAATCAGCCGTTGCGCGTGCCTGCTCCAGAACAGGTTCTCGCTTGGCAAGCTTTAATGAAGGGCACTCTCGCCTCTGTGCGGGTCGTACCGCAGACCCATAAAATGATGGATCAGCTTTAG
- a CDS encoding glycosyltransferase family 4 protein — protein MRILIYTYNYFPEPIGIAPLVTELAEGLVKRGHQVRVVTGMPNYPQRRIYEGYRGKLYLTELTNGVAVQRSYVWVRPKPSLLDRLLLEASFVVTSFIHALRGKRPDVIFITAPPLPVSVPSALLGWLHRTPIVLNLQDILPEAAVNVGLLKNPKLIRIFELLEQFAYRSATKISVIAEDFVDHLISKGVPARKIVQIPNWVDVNFIHPLPKEKNAFRAEHQLTDKFVVLYSGNIALTQGLETVIEAASRLHHIPNLAIVIVGEEQALQRLQQFCDGCGAHNVTLLPLQPREKLPEMLAAADVGLVVQKHNVISFNMPSKIQVLLASGCAVVASVPANGTAAKAIEHSGGGLIVPPEDPDALAAAILELYYQPEKIKMLGEKSRQYALAHYTLEHALDQYEELFAAVHKR, from the coding sequence ATGCGCATTCTGATTTATACCTATAACTATTTTCCAGAGCCAATTGGGATTGCTCCCCTCGTCACAGAGCTAGCAGAAGGTTTAGTCAAGCGAGGGCACCAAGTTCGTGTCGTGACTGGAATGCCCAACTATCCTCAGCGCCGGATTTATGAAGGATATAGAGGTAAACTGTACCTCACCGAACTAACCAATGGTGTTGCGGTTCAACGCAGTTACGTCTGGGTTCGTCCGAAACCTAGTTTACTGGATCGATTGTTACTCGAAGCTAGTTTCGTTGTGACCAGCTTCATCCATGCTCTGAGAGGCAAGCGTCCAGATGTGATTTTCATCACCGCGCCCCCTCTACCAGTGTCCGTTCCATCGGCACTTTTGGGATGGCTACATCGTACACCGATCGTCTTGAATCTTCAGGATATTTTGCCAGAGGCGGCGGTTAACGTTGGATTACTCAAGAATCCCAAGCTCATCCGGATTTTTGAACTTTTAGAACAGTTTGCTTACCGTAGCGCCACCAAGATTAGTGTGATTGCGGAGGACTTCGTCGATCACTTAATCAGTAAAGGCGTTCCCGCCCGTAAAATTGTACAAATACCCAATTGGGTAGATGTTAATTTTATTCACCCTTTGCCCAAAGAAAAAAACGCCTTCCGCGCCGAACATCAACTAACGGATAAATTTGTCGTCCTCTACTCCGGTAATATCGCTCTCACACAAGGATTAGAAACCGTCATCGAGGCGGCGAGTCGCCTGCATCATATTCCCAACTTAGCAATTGTGATTGTCGGGGAAGAGCAAGCCTTGCAGCGATTGCAGCAATTTTGCGATGGGTGTGGCGCTCACAATGTGACATTACTACCGCTTCAACCCCGCGAGAAACTTCCTGAAATGCTCGCCGCCGCCGATGTGGGATTAGTGGTGCAAAAGCATAACGTGATTTCTTTCAATATGCCGTCGAAAATTCAAGTGCTGCTGGCTAGTGGTTGTGCGGTGGTGGCGTCTGTTCCGGCAAATGGCACAGCCGCCAAAGCCATCGAACACAGTGGCGGGGGTCTTATTGTCCCTCCCGAAGATCCAGATGCACTAGCGGCAGCCATTTTGGAGCTGTATTACCAACCAGAAAAGATTAAAATGCTTGGGGAGAAGAGTCGGCAGTACGCTCTGGCTCACTACACATTGGAGCACGCACTTGACCAGTATGAAGAACTTTTTGCTGCCGTTCATAAGCGTTAA